Proteins from a single region of Felis catus isolate Fca126 chromosome B4, F.catus_Fca126_mat1.0, whole genome shotgun sequence:
- the LOC101089872 gene encoding cationic amino acid transporter 3-like — translation MLHQALRRFGQKLVHRPPLKEPVAEDDPQRRLSTLDLVALGVGRTVSVGVYVLAGEVVSNQAGPSIVICFLVAGLSSVLSGLCYAEITARVPLSGSSYLYTYVTIGELWAFITGWNLIFSLVADTANVTRAWTLAFANLLGNQISQTLRESILLHVPQVLAEYLVFFVVGLVLLLMELQTLNHSQFFLITEVITLVKLLVLGFVIISGFIKGDLHNWTLTEDDYIMAGLNDTSSLSPLGSGGFVPFGFEGILHGAATCFYTFIGFHNIFERVEEAQNPQHSVPMGIVISLFICLLVYFGVSSALTLMVPYYKLQPGSTLPEAFLHIGWAPAYYVVAFGFLCSLSSSLLGSMLPIRQLIHKMAKDGLLFPVLARIETGTYAPIMATVIFGITAPVMAVFFGLTDLVNFRSLGSLLAYSLVALCVLILRYQPQRRNEENEAEVQEENGPAEERLTLQGLLFPGSSTATPLSGQVVYVCSSLLALLLTLLCLVLAQWPVLLSGDPVWISVVMVLLMLITGITGVIWRQPQSSSPLYFKVPALPLVPLLSIFMNVYLMMQMTAGTWARFGVSTLIGLAIYFSYGIKHSVEGVGMANST, via the coding sequence ATGCTGCATCAGGCACTTCGCAGATTTGGTCAAAAGCTGGTACATAGACCTCCGCTCAAGGAACCAGTGGCTGAGGATGACCCACAGAGAAGACTGAGCACTCTGGATTTAGTGGCCCTGGGTGTAGGCCGCACAGTGAGTGTAGGTGTGTATGTCCTTGCTGGTGAGGTGGTCAGCAATCAAGCAGGACCATCCATCGTGATCTGCTTTTTGGTGGCCGGCCTATCTTCTGTGTTGTCTGGGCTGTGCTATGCTGAGATTACTGCCCGAGTTCCCCTCTCTGGCTCTTCATATCTCTACACTTATGTCACTATAGGTGAACTCTGGGCTTTTATCACTGGCTGGAACCTCATCTTCTCCCTTGTGGCTGATACAGCCAATGTAACCCGGGCTTGGACTTTAGCTTTTGCCAATCTGCTTGGGAACCAGATCTCTCAGACCCTGCGTGAGAGCATCTTACTGCATGTTCCCCAAGTCCTTGCAGAATATCTAGTCTTCTTTGTTGTGGGCCTTGTGTTGTTGCTCATGGAATTGCAGACTCTGAACCATAGTCAGTTTTTCCTGATTACCGAAGTGATCACATTGGTGAAACTTTTGGTTCTTGGTTTTGTCATCATCTCTGGATTCATTAAGGGGGATCTGCACAACTGGACGCTCACAGAAGACGACTACATAATGGCTGGACTCAATGACACCTCTAGCTTGAGCCCCCTGGGCTCTGGAGGATTTGTGCCCTTCGGCTTCGAGGGGATTCTCCATGGAGCAGCTACCTGTTTCTATACATTTATTGGTTTCcacaatatttttgaaagagttgaAGAAGCCCAGAATCCCCAGCATTCAGTCCCCATGGGCATTGTGATTTCACTGTTCATCTGCCTTCTGGTGTATTTTGGTGTCTCTTCAGCACTTACGCTTATGGTGCCCTACTACAAGCTTCAACCTGGGAGCACCTTGCCTGAGGCATTTCTCCATATTGGCTGGGCTCCTGCCTACTATGTTGTAGCTTTTGGATTCCTCTGTAGTCTTTCATCTAGCCTCTTGGGCTCTATGTTACCCATACGTCAGTTGATACACAAGATGGCAAAGGATGGCCTATTGTTCCCTGTTCTTGCCAGGATAGAAACTGGCACATATGCTCCCATCATGGCCACTGTGATCTTTGGCATTACTGCACCAGTCATGGCAGTCTTCTTTGGACTCACTGATCTTGTGAACTTCAGATCACTTGGGTCCCTGCTAGCTTACTCCCTGGTGGCTCTTTGTGTTCTCATCCTCAGGTACCAGCCTCAGAGGaggaatgaggaaaatgaagcagaggTGCAGGAGGAGAATGGACCTGCAGAAGAGAGGCTGACTCTACAGGGACTACTTTTTCCAGGCAGCTCCACCGCTACTCCACTCTCTGGCCAGGTTGTCTATGTTTGCTCCTCACTGCTTGCTCTGCTGCTCACTCTTCTTTGCCTGGTGCTGGCCCAGTGGCCAGTCCTGCTTTCTGGAGACCCAGTGTGGATTTCAGTGGTTATGGTGCTCCTGATGCTCATCACTGGGATCACTGGGGTCATCTGGAGACAGCCTCAGAGCTCCAGTCCCCTTTACTTTAaggtccctgccctgcctcttGTCCCACTACTGAGCATCTTCATGAATGTTTACCTTATGATGCAGATGACAGCTGGCACCTGGGCCAGATTTGGTGTCTCCACGCTTATTGGGCTTGCTATCTATTTCAGCTATGGGATCAAGCACAGTGTGGAGGGAGTTGGAATGGCCAACTCCACTTAA